One genomic region from Anopheles bellator chromosome 2, idAnoBellAS_SP24_06.2, whole genome shotgun sequence encodes:
- the LOC131210683 gene encoding mitochondrial import receptor subunit TOM7 homolog has product MVLSPDVKERLGVVFEIVKTSFHWGFIPTLLYLGFRKGAEPGMPPLAITNLLW; this is encoded by the exons ATGGTTCTCTCCCCGGATGTGAAAGAACGCCTTGGTGTGGTTTTTGAAATAGTGAAAACATCTTTCCATTGGGGATTTATCCCAACACTCTTGTATCTAG GTTTCCGGAAGGGCGCCGAACCTGGAATGCCGCCTCTTGCAATCACTAACCTGTTGTGGTAG
- the LOC131211057 gene encoding methylcrotonoyl-CoA carboxylase subunit alpha, mitochondrial — protein sequence MFHKIRTAASRSRFLSTSCDTKNVPQRKINKLLVANRGEIACRVMRTANRLGIRTVAVFSDADEKSLHVQMANEAFNIGPAPSQQSYLKGENILDVARKAGCQAIHPGYGFLSENVEFAELCQKEDVTFIGPPATAIRDMGIKSTSKHIMSAAGVPIINGYHGEDQSDERLVNEAKKIGFPLMIKAVRGGGGKGMRIAETEADFLPMLQSARTESEKAFGDISMLLERYVRSPRHVEVQVFADHYGNAVYLYERDCSVQRRHQKIIEEAPAPGLSEELRVQLGEAAVRAAKAVNYVGAGTVEFILDKQDLSFHFMEMNTRLQVEHPITEMITGTDLVEWQIKVASGEPLPLTQAEIQKRGHAFEARIYAEDPDVGFLPGAGPLNYLATPEPSSTTRVETGVRQGDEVSVHYDPMIAKLVVWGENRASSLQLLIEQLTKFQIAGLQTNINFLISLARHDHFHKADVHTGFIEQHMDTLFPAKTLSTTKVVQMALTQILNERAQSVGSRAGNTRGPFDTEFNFRPNYQVVRVVKLRVAEKDYTVEIQMFDETCSVRVNGGNWLNVSVRRKPSHNRFLLETNIDGHISHFNSVVSGEHIVLFDENGMIAGMIMQPQFLIAESSLSNVDASSVTAPMPGILDRVLVKPGELVKSGTPVAVLIAMKMEHVLKAAKDGVVKAIPNGEGSNVKKGAVLISFE from the exons ATGTTTCATAAAATTCGAACGGCTGCTTCACG GTCGCGGTTTCTGTCGACATCGTGTGATACCAAAAATGTACCACAGcggaaaattaacaaattgTTGGTTGCCAATCGTGGTGAAATTGCTTGCAGAGTCATGCGAACGGCGAACCGACTCGGCATACGAACGGTAGCCGTATTTTCGGATGCAGATGAAAAATCACTCCACGTACAAATG GCGAATGAAGCGTTCAACATAGGTCCAGCACCATCACAGCAATCCTATCTCAAAGGGGAAAATATTCTGGATGTAGCGAGGAAAGCAGGGTGCCAAGCAATTCATCCGGGCTACGGATTTTTGTCTGAGAATGTAGAGTTTGCGGAACTTTGTCAAAAGGAGGACGTGACATTTATCGGTCCGCCAGCTACAGCGATTCGCGATATGGGCATCAAAAGTACATCGAAGCACATAATGTCCGCTGCTGGTGTACCAATTATTAACGGGTATCACGGGGAAGATCAGTCGGATGAGAGACTCGTGAACGAAGCCAAAAAAATTGGCTTTCCGCTGATGATAAAGGCTGTTCGTGGTGGAGGTGGCAAAGGCATGAGAATAGCCGAAACGGAGGCTGATTTTCTTCCAATGCTTCAATCTgcccgaaccgaatcggagAAAGCGTTTGGCGATATATCAATGCTGCTGGAGCGTTATGTAAGATCGCCAAGACACGTCGAAGTACAAGTGTTTGCCGATCATTACGGTAATGCGGTGTATTTATACGAGCGTGATTGCTCTGTGCAGCGTCGTCATCAGAAGATCATTGAAGAAGCACCAGCTCCTGGTCTGTCGGAAGAATTACGTGTCCAACTTGGTGAGGCAGCGGTTCGTGCAGCGAAAGCAGTGAACTACGTGGGGGCCGGTACGGTCGAATTTATTTTAGACAAACAAGATCTGTCTTTTCACTTCATGGAGATGAACACGCGGCTTCAGGTGGAGCATCCAATCACTGAGATGATTACTGGTACGGACTTGGTGGAATGGCAAATTAAAGTGGCATCAGGGGAACCGCTACCATTAACGCAGGCAGAAATTCAGAAAAGGGGACACGCATTTGAGGCCCGTATCTATGCAGAAGATCCTGATGTAGGGTTTCTACCTGGTGCAGGACCCTTAAACTACCTCGCGACACCCGAGCCATCCTCTACTACCCGTGTTGAGACAGGTGTACGCCAAGGAGATGAAGTTTCTGTTCATTATGACCCGATGATTGCAAAGCTAGTTGTTTGGGGTGAAAATAGAGCAAGCAGTCTTCAGTTGCTGATTGAACAGCTGACAAAATTTCAAATCGCTGGTTTACAGACCAATATAAATTTCCTCATAAGTCTGGCTAGACACGATCATTTCCATAAGGCAGATGTTCACACAGGCTTCATCGAACAGCATATGGACACACTTTTTCCCGCGAAGACACTATCGACGACAAAGGTTGTGCAAATGGCTCTAACTCAAATACTGAACGAACGAGCTCAATCCGTTGGAAGCAGGGCAGGTAACACTCGTGGGCCATTTGATACCGAATTTAATTTTAGGCCTAACTACCAAGTGGTACGGGTGGTTAAGCTAAGGGTGGCAGAAAAAGATTACACGGTGGAGATTCAAATGTTCGATGAAACATGCAGCGTTCGAGTTAATGGTGGAAACTGGTTGAATGTATCAGTCCGTCGCAAGCCTTCTCATAATCGATTTCTTTTAGAAACAAATATCGATGGGCATATTTCTCACTTCAACAGTGTGGTATCTGGAGAGCACATAGTACTGTTTGATGag AATGGAATGATCGCTGGGATGATAATGCAGCCTCAATTTTTGATAGCGGAAAGTTCCTTGAGCAACGTCGATGCGTCCAGTGTAACTGCCCCAATGCCGGGTATACTTGATAGAGTGTTAGTGAAGCCTGGCGAATTGGTCAAAAGTGGAACACCGGTTGCAGTGCTGATAGCAATGAAAATGGAGCATGTTTTGAAGGCCGCAAAAGATGGCGTTGTTAAAGCAATACCCAATGGAGAAGGTAGTAACGTGAAAAAGGGTGCTGTTTTGATATCCTTCgaatga
- the LOC131211059 gene encoding beta-ureidopropionase, with product MSDTNFKSLEDTLNKHIPREELRDVKRLLYGRADDNELPFSAETISLAKDVDVDLKGYIFTAQKEDLRRPRVVRVAAIQNTVDIPTTAPIHVQRDALHEKIANILRVAGSAGVNIVCLQEAWTMPFAFCTREKFPWCEFAEDVENGPTTKMLKELAKQYNMVIISPILERDSNHHDTIWNTAVVISNDGAYIGKHRKNHIPRVGDFNESTYYIEGDTGHPVFATQFGRIAINICYGRHHPQNWMMFGINGAEIVFNPSATVGGLSEPLWGIEARNAAIANSFFTVAINRVGTEVFPNEFTSGNGLPAHKDFGPFYGSSYVAAPDGSRTPGLSRDKDGLLVVEMDLNLCRQIKDFWGFQMTQRLPLYADSLAKVIKPDYKPPIVRES from the exons ATGTCGGATACAAATTTTAAAAGCCTAGAAGACACATTAAATAAGCACATTCCTAGGGAGGAACTGCGAGATGTCAAACGGCTGCTTTACGGAAGAGCCGATGA CAACGAGCTACCCTTTTCTGCGGAAACTATTTCTCTTGCAAAGGACGTCGATGTTGACCTAAAGGGTTATATATTCACTGCTCAGAAAGAGGATCTGCGACGTCCCAGGGTTGTTCGTGTTGCTGCTATACAGAATACAGTCGATATACCAACCACTGCACCGATTCATGTTCAACGTGATGCACTACATGAAAAAATAGCGAATATCTTGCGCGTTGCGGGTTCTGCTGGTGTAAACATTGTGTGTCTCCAGGAAGCATGGA CTATGccttttgcattttgcacGCGCGAAAAATTTCCTTGGTGTGAATTCGCCGAAGACGTTGAAAACGGACCTACTACGAAGATGCTAAAGGAGTTGGCTAAGCAGTACAATATGGTCATTATCTCACCTATTTTGGAGCGCGATTCTAATCACCACGACACGATATGGAACACAGCCGTGGTGATCTCGAACGATGGTGCTTACATTGGCAAACATCGCAAGAATCACATTCCACGCGTAGGCGATTTCAACGAATCGACGTACTACATTGAGGGTGACACGGGTCACCCAGTGTTTGCGACACAATTCGGGCGCATTGCAATCAACATTTGCTACGGGCGTCATCATCCCCAAAACTGGATGATGTTTGGCATTAACGGAGCCGAGATTGTGTTCAATCCATCCGCTACG GTTGGAGGACTTAGCGAACCGCTGTGGGGTATCGAAGCGCGTAATGCCGCGATTGCAAATAGCTTTTTTACGGTAGCAATCAATCGAGTTGGTACGGAAGTGTTTCCTAATGAATTCACCTCGGGTAATGGTCTTCCGGCCCATAAAGACTTCGGTCCATTCTACGGCTCGTCTTATGTAGCGGCACCAGACGGTTCACGGACGCCAGGTCTTTCGCGGGATAAGGATGGATTGCTTGTTGTCGAGATGGATTTAAACCTATGTCGACAGATCAAGGATTTCTGGGGTTTTCAAATGACTCAACGCCTGCCATTGTATGCCGACAGCTTAGCCAAAGTTATTAAACCGGATTACAAACCTCCTATAGTCAGAGAATCATGA